In Carassius carassius chromosome 5, fCarCar2.1, whole genome shotgun sequence, one genomic interval encodes:
- the si:dkey-65b12.6 gene encoding IgGFc-binding protein: METQSFLFCLAVLTVTAVSGCPIGREFITAFMTNYQYGKASLTLTITAHNSPATVKIEIKALSYSEIVNIGQGETKWIVLPQNTEIEGDGTFRKTVYISSTADISVVSSNIKEFTGDSSVIFPINQLGQRYVVFTPNTGPSPYKKLVAIINGNYMNTVEIVSNSGNLWNAIFGKTRTISLAPYEVYQLRSLDTLTGTKIQSKSPVAVLAGHECSMLVGTCEHVFEQLVPVESLANEYLVPAMHQSSSKDTAYVIAPEDNTIVSVFSGHSWYHNKNKLNAGDVLAVDLSINAKLIQSSKNVMVMYFSSNFPNDEFLTNVIPTSEMSKSWTIHAQDGYDNTLVVVAEAASASTISGSLKWKTFPANQKFVWATKSLGTRKGPITVSGDSLMAAYVFGGKIRHGYATTGVCNTAFTTMPAPPDPCETVKCRQQEECRKGVCVPTSTATCQAVGDPHYKTFDGKLYDFQGTCTYIMVNNTKLQKGLTPFTVLAKNNHRGSKRVAYVRTVSVLVYNHKVVAGSQRGVVEFNGENTYLPLTIDGGKIKVDQRGWNVIISTDFGLEVKYDWNMMLYITAPSSYFQTLGGLCGNYNGDRRDELIDPKGQLLSNVIAFAKTWKAPDNDLFCNDDCNGQCPSCSLSLQEEYKKDTNCGVMAKTDGPFAICHNTVDPQMYVDNCVYDVCINNAMRNFLCNNIQSYVGACMSAGIKIPGKWRTLSNCPLDCPVNMHYDDCGTACAASCADRDAPSKCTLPCVEGCQCNTGFVRSGDECIALKKCGCTYNGRYYLPEQTFWGDQKCTERCVCNSQTGKVDCSVTKCKKSQVCETRNGVRDCYPTSYSTCQGAGDPHYRTFDGKAFDFQGTCTYYLSKLLNTAEPSLIPFEVLVKNENRGRNMAVAYTKTVSLNVYGYTIVMSKDDPGKVKVNNMFVNLPFDQEEGRFSIYRSGYFGVIKTDFDLTLKFNWESHVVLTLPSTYSGEVGGLCGNWNNNNNDDFLTPDKTPATTPAIFGTSWKVKNDPGCSDGCQGKACPKCDATERNQVTFTKPCSKIIDKLGPFKGCHVKVNPNQFYEDCVYDMCMYGGHSSALCSALTAYTAACQEALGQVEDWRTDSFCPASCMENSHYEVCATGCSQTCHGLIEPKACEGTPCIEGCICDEGFVLSNGECVAMERCGCSYKGLYYQLGQEFFLQDKCNQRCVCKENGRVQCDDGFTCKPNEKCQVLNGVQGCFPDGKAVCSVSGFGLYQSFDGKSFTVEGDCEYRLAETVQGKDEDISFFSVLVKKQSSSQTVFTRRVEIQIGQSTITLLPGHIWEVQVDNVQTHLPTTVDEGLAQVYQSGINIVVETNFGLKLTYDTISMAKIEIPSTFKNAVKGLCGNYNGDSADEFLLPGGIQAPSVVDFADAWVSPSDKLMCQTGCALSCINPDKDQQKKAETACSILISEKGPFSGCYEKIPPQTFFDECVKDVAAQPNDKTVHCRHIQRYVASCQEIGTSINIWRNNTFCPLTCFKNSHYELCADTCSTTCASLTKSQKCPLCQEGCQCDDGFLFDGGECRTLDSCGCHVDGTFYKSGQTVIRGECKEKCTCKAGVFSCETLECVEDQICGKKDGAIGCYNIDTYCPVNMHYEDCGSACPLTCANRDSSNECTLPCVEGCLCNAGFVLKGDECIPVKKCGCTYKGQYYLPEQTFWGEKQCTEKCVCNPQTGNVECTPTKCKNSLVCGTQNGVKDCYPLSYSTCQGAGDPHYRTFDGKTFDFQGTCTYYLSKLLNTADSSRRPFEVLVKNENRGRNMAVAYTKTVSLNVYGYTIVLSKENPRKVKVNDLYVKLPFELEDGRLSIFYSGYFGVIKTDFDLTLKFNWDSHVVLTLPSTYSGELGGLCGNWNGNANDDLLTPNNTLVSNPTIFGTSWKVKDDPGCSDACQGKACPKCDATERNQVTFTKPCSKITDKQGPFKGCHDKVNPNQFYEDCVYDMCMYGGHSSALCSALTAYTAACQEALGQVESWRTNSFCPTTCKANSHYEVCATGCPQTCRGLTEPKNCKGTPCVEGCTCDKGFILSDGDCVAAQLCGCTYKGLYYQLGQEFFPQDKCNQKCVCKENGRVQCDDGFTCKPNEKCQVLNGLQGCFPDGKAVCSVTGLGLYQSFDGKSFTVEGDCEYRLAETAQNKNKESSFSVLVKQQSSSETVFTRRVEIQIGQATITLLPGHIWEVQVDKVQTNLPVTLNGGFVQVYQSGVNIVVETDSGLKLTYDTISMAKIEIPSTFKNAVNGLCGNYNGNSSDDFLLPGGIQPSTVEYFAEAWVLPSDKMMCKTSCAFNCFNPEKDQQKKAETACSILISEKGPFSGCYEKIPPQTFFDECVKDVAAQPNDKTVHCRHIQRYVASCQEIGTSINIWRNNTFCPLTCFKNSHYELCADTCSTTCASLTKSQKCPLCQEGCQCDDGFLFDGGECRTLDSCGCHVDGTFYKSGQTVIRGQCKEKCTCKAGVFSCETLECVKDQICGKKDGAIGCYNKDTYCPVNMHYEACGSACPLTCANRDSPNECKLPCVEGCLCNAGFVLKGDECIPVKKCGCEYKGQYYLPEQTFWGEKQCTEKCVCNPQTGNVECTPTKCKNSLVCGTQNGVKDCYPLSYSTCQGAGDPHYRTFDGKTFDFQGTCTYYLSKLLNTVDPSLIPFEVLVKNENRGRNMAVSFTKTVSLTVYGYTIVLSKESPRKVKVNDLYVKLPFELEDGRLSIFYSGNFGVIKTDFDLTLKFNWDSHVVLTLPSTYSGELGGLCGNWNGNANDDLLTPNNTLVSNPTIFGTSWKVKDDPGCSDACQGKACPKCDATERNQVTFTKPCSKITDKQGPFKGCHDKVNPNQFYEDCVYDMCMYGGHSSALCSALTAYTAACQEALGQVESWRTNSFCPTTCKANSHYEVCATGCPQTCRGPTEPKNCKGTPCVEGCTCDKGFILSDGDCVAAQQCGCTYKDLYYQLGQEFFPKDKCNQKCVCKENGRVQCDDGFNCKPNEKCQVLNGVQGCFPDGKAVCSVTGLGLYQSFDGKSFTVEGDCEYRLAETAQNKNKESSFSVLVKQQSSSETVFTRRVEIQIGQATITLLPGHIWEVQVDKVQTNLPVTLNGGFVQVYQSGVNIVVETDSGLKLTYDTISMAKIEIPSTFKNAVKGLCGNYNGNSADDFLLPGGIQTSSVEYFAEAWVSPSDKMMCKTGCAFNCFNPDKDQQKKAETACSILISEKGPFSGCYEKIPPQTFFDECVKDVAAQPNDKTVHCRHIQRYVASCQEIGTSINIWRNNTFCPLECSGNSHYELCADTCSSTCASLTTSKRCPPCQEGCQCDDGFLFDGGECKTLQDCGCQVDGKFYKSGETVIQDECTEKCLCKAGVFSCEPLICSADQICDKKEGVTGCYKKDPCSNHECREKEYCTVKDNKAMCIAKSKASCIAKGDPHYRTFDGNHFSFQGTCTYTLVKTSGKDQTLTTFNIVNKNDMLKGTRGSYVKSATITVKGHEITFIQGNRNRVTIDGTVSILPVSLNSEGISITLSGSIGVLQTDFGLEVKFNWADTLMVTLSSSYYNNIVGMCGTYNNDLEDDYVTPSGNSMTDITEWAKSWSVPESNSNCWHFPPCSDEKKSLYRGQSYCGLLENETGPFAQCHDIISKRRFAADCLFQMCLNNGSQNAFCNAFNNYVSTCSSVKADVPPEWKQLTNC; encoded by the exons ATGGAGACACAGTCTTTTCTTTTCTGTCTGGCAGTTTTAACAGTAACTG CAGTCAGCGGGTGTCCTATAGGCCGGGAATTCATCACTGCTTTCATGACAAATTACCAATATGGAAAAGCAAGTCTGACTCTCACCATAACAGCACATAATTCCCCTGCCACTGTGAAAATTGAGATAAAGGCACTGAGTTACAGTGAAATAGTGAATATTGGACAAGGTGAGACCAAATGGATTGTCCTCCCACAAAACACTGAGATTGAAGGTGATGGAACGTTCCGCAAAACCGTGTACATCTCTTCTACTGCCGATATCTCAGTCGTTTCATCCAACATAAAGGAATTCACCGGAGACAGCAGTGTGATCTTCCCGATAAATCAACTAGGCCAGCGTTATGTAGTTTTTACTCCAAACACGGGTCCAAGTCCTTATAAAAAGCTGGTAGCCATAATCAATGGCAATTATATGAACACAGTCGAGATTGTCTCCAATTCAGGAAATCTTTGGAATGCCATTTTTGGAAAGACCAGAACCATTAGTTTGGCTCCCTACGAAGTTTATCAGCTTCGCAGTCTTGACACTTTGACTGGAACAAAAATTCAATCCAAGTCTCCAGTGGCTGTTCTGGCAGGACACGAGTGCTCCATGCTTGTAGGCACCTGTGAGCATGTCTTTGAGCAGCTGGTGCCAGTTGAGTCTCTCGCCAATGAATACCTGGTCCCTGCAATGCATCAGTCCTCCAGCAAGGACACAGCCTATGTGATTGCTCCAGAGGACAACACTATTGTGTCAGTTTTCAGTGGGCATAGTTGGTATCACAACAAGAACAAGCTAAATGCTGGAGACGTTTTAGCGGTTGATTTGAGCATAAATGCTAAGCTCATTCAAAGTAGCAAAAACGTAATGGTAATGTATTTCAGTAGCAATTTTCCCAATGATGAGTTTCTAACCAATGTCATACCCACCTCTGAGATGTCGAAATCATGGACCATTCATGCTCAAGATGGCTACGATAACACACTTGTTGTTGTTGCTGAAGCAGCATCAGCCTCCACTATCAGTGGTTCATTGAAGTGGAAAACATTCCCTGCTAATCAAAAATTTGTATGGGCTACCAAGTCACTTGGTACACGAAAAGGTCCCATCACTGTATCTGGTGATTCGCTGATGGCTGCTTATGTTTTTGGTGGAAAAATAAGGCATGGTTATGCCACAACAGGAGTGTGTAACACAG CTTTTACGACAATGCCGGCTCCACCAGACCCCTGTGAGACCGTTAAGTGCCGTCAGCAGGAGGAGTGCAGAAAGGGTGTTTGCGTTCCCACTTCCACTGCCACATGCCAGGCAGTTGGTGATCCCCATTACAAAACTTTTGATGGGAAACTGTATGACTTTCAGGGAACTTGTACATACATCATGGTAAACAATACAAAGCTTCAAAAAGGTCTCACACCTTTTACCGTCTTGGCAAAGAATAATCACAGGGGAAGCAAAAGGGTGGCATATGTAAGGACAGTTTCTGTCCTTGTGTACAATCATAAAGTGGTGGCTGGCAGCCAAAGGGGAGTAGTAGAG TTTAATGGAGAAAACACTTACCTGCCTTTAACTATCGATGGCGGCAAAATAAAAGTGGATCAGAGGGGATGGAATGTCATTATATCGACGGATTTTGGCTTAGAGGTGAAATATGACTGGAATATGATGTTGTACATTACAGCTCCAAGTAGCTATTTCCAGACTTTAGGTGGTCTTTGTGGAAACTATAATGGTGACCGAAGAGATGAACTTATTGATCCTAAAGGCCAACTGCTCTCCAATGTCATTGCGTTCGCTAAGACCTGGAAAGCTCCAGATAATGatttgttttgcaatgatgaCTGCAATGGACAATGCCCAAGCTGCTCTTTAAGTCTTCAGGAGGAGTACAAAAAAGACACAAACTGTGGTGTCATGGCTAAAACCGATGGGCCATTTGCTATTTGCCACAACACTGTTGATCCCCAGATGTATGTAGATAACTGTGTCTATGATGTCTGTATTAATAATGCCATGAGAAACTTCCTCTGCAACAACATTCAAAGCTACGTCGGTGCTTGCATGTCAGCTGGAATCAAGATTCCTGGAAAGTGGAGGACACTTTCCAACTGCC CACTGGATTGTCCAGTCAACATGCATTATGATGACTGTGGCACAGCCTGTGCTGCCTCTTGTGCTGATCGAGATGCCCCAAGCAAGTGCACGCTGCCATGTGTGGAGGGCTGCCAATGCAACACAGGTTTTGTCCGCAGTGGAGATGAATGCATAGCTTTGAAAAAGTGTGGCTGCACATACAATGGCCGATATTATCTACCTGAGCAGACATTTTGGGGGGACCAAAAATGTACAGAGAGATGTGTATGCAACTCTCAAACTGGAAAAGTTGATTGTTCAGTGACAAAATGTAAGAAATCCCAAGTGTGTGAAACACGGAATGGAGTGAGAGATTGTTATCCAACGTCCTATAGTACCTGTCAGGGTGCAGGGGATCCACACTACCGCACTTTTGATGGTAAAGCCTTTGACTTCCAAGGAACCTGCACTTATTATTTGTCCAAACTACTGAATACAGCTGAACCATCACTGATACCCTTTGAGGTACTGGTCAAGAATGAAAACAGAGGAAGAAACATGGCAGTTGCTTATACCAAGACTGTATCATTAAATGTCTATGGATACACAATTGTCATGAGTAAAGATGATCCAGGGAAAGTGAAG GTCAACAATATGTTTGTGAATTTGCCATTTGACCAAGAAGAAGGTCGATTCTCCATATACCGCAGTGGGTACTTTGGTGTGATAAAAACAGATTTTGATTTGACTTTGAAATTCAACTGGGAAAGCCATGTAGTGCTGACTCTCCCCAGCACTTACTCTGGTGAAGTGGGAGGGCTTTGCGGCAACTGGAACAATAACAACAACGATGATTTCCTCACTCCTGACAAAACTCCTGCTACAACCCCAGCAATTTTCGGAACCAGTTGGAAAGTCAAAAATGACCCTGGATGTTCAGATGGATGTCAGGGCAAAGCATGTCCTAAATGTGATGCCACAGAAAGAAACCAAGTCACTTTTACAAAGCCTTGCAGCAAGATCATAGACAAACTGGGACCATTTAAAGGTTGCCATGTTAAAGTAAATCCAAATCAGTTTTATGAAGATTGTGTGTATGATATGTGTATGTACGGTGGCCATTCATCAGCCCTCTGCAGTGCTCTTACTGCATACACAGCTGCTTGCCAAGAGGCACTTGGCCAAGTGGAAGACTGGAGAACTGACAGTTTCTGCC CTGCATCCTGTATGGAAAACAGCCACTATGAGGTTTGTGCAACAGGATGTTCCCAGACCTGCCATGGCCTCATTGAGCCCAAGGCCTGTGAGGGCACTCCTTGCATTGAAGGCTGTATATGTGATGAAGGCTTTGTCCTGAGCAATGGTGAGTGTGTGGCTATGGAACGATGTGGCTGTTCTTACAAGGGCCTGTACTACCAGCTGGGCCAGGAGTTCTTCCTTCAAGACAAGTGCAATCAGAGATGTGTGTGCAAAGAGAACGGAAGAGTTCAGTGTGATGATGGATTCACATGCAAACCTAACGAGAAGTGCCAGGTCCTGAATGGGGTTCAGGGTTGTTTCCCTGATGGAAAAGCAGTTTGCTCGGTGTCAGGCTTTGGCCTTTATCAGTCATTTGATGGGAAATCCTTTACTGTTGAAGGAGACTGTGAGTACAGATTGGcagagacggttcaaggcaaagATGAGGACATAAGCTTTTTTAGTGTATTAGTGAAAAAGCAGTCCTCCTCTCAGACTGTCTTCACTCGAAGAGTTGAAATACAAATCGGACAATCCACAATCACTTTGCTGCCTGGCCACATCTGGGAGGTTCAG GTGGACAATGTTCAAACCCATCTCCCCACAACTGTGGATGAAGGACTGGCACAAGTCTATCAGAGCGGTATTAACATTGTTGTGGAAACAAACTTTGGATTGAAACTGACATATGATACTATTTCCATGGCCAAAATCGAGATACCATCCACTTTTAAAAATGCAGTCAAAGGCCTCTGTGGTAACTATAATGGAGACAGTGCAGATGAATTTCTTTTGCCTGGTGGTATTCAGGCACCCTCCGTGGTAGATTTTGCAGATGCCTGGGTTTCACCATCAGACAAATTGATGTGTCAAACAGGCTGTGCCTTGAGTTGTATCAATCCTGACAAAGACCAACAGAAAAAGGCAGAGACAGCTTGCAGTATACTAATCTCAGAGAAGGGGCCATTTTCTGGTTGTTACGAAAAAATACCACCTCagacattctttgatgaatgtgtGAAAGATGTGGCAGCCCAACCAAATGACAAAACAGTGCACTGTCGCCACATACAAAGGTATGTTGCAAGCTGTCAAGAGATTGGAACATCAATCAACATCTGGAGGAATAACACCTTCTGTC CACTCACATGTTTCAAAAATAGTCACTATGAGCTCTGCGCTGACACCTGTTCCACGACCTGTGCAAGCCTGACAAAGTCACAGAAATGCCCATTGTGTCAGGAAGGATGTCAGTGTGATGATGGCTTTTTGTTTGATGGAGGTGAATGTAGGACTTTGGATAGCTGTGGTTGTCATGTAGATGGGACATTTTACAAG tCTGGTCAGACAGTAATTCGAGGAGAGTGTAAAGAGAAATGCACCTGTAAAGCTGGAGTGTTCTCCTGTGAAACCTTGGAATGTGTTGAAGATCAGATTTGTGGCAAAAAAGATGGTGCCATCGGATGCTACAACATag ACACATACTGTCCAGTCAACATGCATTATGAGGACTGCGGCTCAGCTTGTCCTCTGACCTGTGCTAATCGAGATAGTTCAAATGAGTGCACACTGCCATGTGTAGAGGGCTGCCTTTGCAATGCAGGTTTTGTCCTTAAAGGGGATGAATGCATACCTGTGAAAAAGTGTGGCTGCACTTACAAAGGCCAATATTATCTACCTGAGCAGACATTTTGGGGTGAGAAACAATGCACAGAGAAATGCGTGTGCAACCCTCAAACTGGAAATGTTGAATGCACACCAACAAAGTGTAAGAATTCTCTAGTGTGTGGCACACAGAATGGAGTGAAAGACTGTTACCCATTGTCCTATAGTACCTGCCAGGGTGCAGGGGATCCACACTACCGCACTTTTGATGGTAAAACCTTTGACTTCCAAGGAACCTGCACTTATTATTTGTCCAAACTACTGAATACAGCTGACTCATCACGGAGACCCTTTGAGGTACTGGTCAAGAATGAAAACAGAGGAAGGAACATGGCAGTTGCTTATACCAAGACTGTATCATTAAATGTCTATGGATACACAATTGTCTTAAGTAAGGAAAACCCACGCAAAGTAAAG gTCAATGATCTGTATGTGAAATTGCCATTTGAACTAGAAGATGGTCGCCTCTCAATATTCTATAGCGGGTACTTTGGTGTGATAAAAACTGACTTTGATCTGACTTTAAAATTCAACTGGGATAGCCATGTAGTGCTGACTCTCCCCAGCACTTACTCCGGTGAGTTGGGAGGGCTTTGTGGAAACTGGAACGGCAATGCCAATGATGATTTGCTGACTCCTAACAACACCCTTGTTTCAAACCCAACAATTTTCGGAACCAGTTGGAAAGTCAAAGATGACCCTGGATGCTCAGATGCATGTCAGGGCAAAGCATGTCCTAAATGTGATGCGACAGAAAGAAACCAAGTCACTTTTACAAAGCCTTGCAGCAAGATCACAGACAAACAGGGACCATTTAAAGGTTGCCATGATAAAGTGAATCCAAATCAGTTTTATGAAGATTGTGTGTATGATATGTGTATGTACGGTGGCCATTCATCTGCCCTCTGCAGTGCTCTTACTGCATACACAGCTGCTTGCCAAGAGGCACTTGGCCAAGTGGAATCCTGGAGAACCAACAGTTTCTGCC CTACAACCTGCAAGGCAAACAGCCACTATGAGGTTTGTGCAACAGGATGCCCCCAGACCTGTCGTGGCCTCACTGAGCCCAAGAACTGTAAGGGCACTCCCTGTGTTGAAGGTTGCACATGTGACAAAGGTTTTATTCTGAGTGATGGTGATTGTGTGGCTGCACAGCTGTGTGGCTGTACTTACAAGGGCCTTTACTACCAGCTGGGCCAGGAGTTCTTCCCTCAAGACAAGTGCAATCAGAAATGTGTGTGCAAAGAGAACGGAAGAGTTCAGTGTGATGATGGATTCACCTGTAAACCAAACGAGAAGTGCCAGGTCCTGAATGGATTACAAGGATGTTTCCCTGATGGCAAAGCAGTTTGCTCAGTGACAGGATTAGGGCTTTATCAGTCATTTGATGGGAAATCCTTTACTGTTGAAGGAGACTGTGAGTATAGATTGGCAGAGACGGCTCAGAACAAAAATAAAGAGAGCTCTTTCAGTGTGTTAGTGAAACAGCAGTCCTCCTCTGAGACTGTCTTCACTCGAAGAGTTGAAATACAAATAGGACAAGCCACCATAACTTTGCTGCCTGGCCACATCTGGGAGGTTCAG GTGGACAAAGTTCAAACCAATCTCCCAGTGACTCTAAATGGAGGATTTGTCCAAGTCTATCAGAGTGGTGttaatattgttgtggaaacAGACTCTGGATTGAAACTGACATATGATACTATTTCCATGGCCAAAATCGAGATCCCATCCACTTTTAAAAATGCAGTCAATGGTCTCTGCGGTAACTACAATGGAAACAGTTCAGATGATTTTCTCCTTCCAGGCGGTATTCAGCCTTCTACTGTGGAATACTTTGCTGAGGCCTGGGTCTTACCATCAGACAAAATGATGTGTAAAACAAGCTGTGCCTTCAATTGTTTCAATCCTGAAAAAGACCAACAGAAAAAGGCAGAGACAGCTTGCAGTATACTAATCTCAGAGAAGGGGCCATTTTCTGGTTGTTACGAAAAAATACCACCTCagacattctttgatgaatgtgtGAAAGATGTGGCAGCCCAACCAAATGACAAGACAGTGCACTGTCGCCACATACAACGGTATGTTGCCAGCTGTCAAGAGATTGGGACGTCAATCAACATCTGGAGGAATAACACCTTCTGTC CACTCACATGTTTCAAAAATAGTCACTATGAGCTCTGCGCTGACACCTGTTCCACGACCTGTGCAAGCCTGACAAAGTCACAGAAATGCCCATTGTGTCAGGAAGGATGTCAGTGTGATGATGGCTTTTTGTTTGATGGAGGTGAATGTAGGACTTTGGATAGCTGTGGTTGTCATGTAGATGGGACATTTTACAAG tCTGGTCAGACAGTAATTCGAGGACAGTGTAAAGAGAAATGCACCTGTAAAGCTGGAGTGTTCTCCTGTGAAACCTTGGAATGTGTTAAAGATCAGATTTGTGGCAAAAAAGATGGTGCCATCGGATGCTACAACAAag ACACATACTGTCCAGTCAACATGCATTATGAGGCCTGCGGCTCAGCTTGTCCTCTGACCTGTGCTAATCGAGATAGTCCAAATGAGTGCAAACTGCCATGTGTAGAGGGCTGCCTCTGCAATGCAGGTTTTGTCCTTAAAGGGGATGAATGCATACCTGTAAAAAAGTGTGGCTGCGAATACAAAGGCCAATATTATCTACCCGAGCAGACATTTTGGGGCGAGAAACAATGCACAGAGAAATGCGTGTGCAACCCTCAAACTGGAAATGTTGAATGCACACCAACAAAGTGTAAGAATTCTCTAGTGTGTGGCACACAGAATGGAGTGAAAGACTGTTACCCATTGTCCTATAGTACCTGCCAGGGTGCAGGGGATCCACACTACCGCACTTTTGATGGTAAAACCTTTGACTTCCAAGGAACCTGCACTTATTATTTGTCCAAACTACTCAATACAGTTGACCCATCACTGATACCTTTTGAGGTACTGGTCAAGAATGAAAACAGAGGAAGGAACATGGCAGTTTCTTTCACCAAGACTGTATCATTAACTGTCTATGGATACACAATTGTCTTAAGTAAGGAAAGCCCACGCAAAGTAAAG gTCAATGATCTGTATGTGAAATTGCCATTTGAACTAGAAGATGGTCGCCTCTCAATATTCTACAGCGGGAACTTTGGTGTAATAAAAACTGACTTTGATCTGACTTTAAAATTCAACTGGGATAGCCATGTAGTGCTGACTCTCCCCAGCACTTACTCCGGTGAGTTGGGAGGGCTTTGTGGAAACTGGAACGGCAATGCCAATGATGATTTGCTGACTCCTAACAACACCCTTGTTTCAAACCCAACAATTTTCGGAACCAGTTGGAAAGTCAAAGATGACCCTGGATGCTCAGATGCATGTCAGGGCAAAGCATGTCCTAAATGTGATGCGACAGAAAGAAACCAAGTCACATTTACAAAGCCTTGCAGCAAGATTACAGACAAACAGGGACCATTTAAAGGTTGCCATGATAAAGTGAATCCAAATCAGTTTTATGAAGATTGTGTGTATGATATGTGTATGTACGGTGGCCATTCATCTGCCCTCTGCAGTGCTCTTACTGCATACACAGCTGCTTGCCAAGAGGCACTTGGCCAAGTGGAATCCTGGAGAACCAACAGTTTCTGCC CTACAACCTGCAAGGCAAACAGCCACTATGAGGTTTGTGCAACAGGATGCCCCCAGACCTGTCGTGGCCCCACTGAGCCCAAGAACTGTAAGGGCACTCCCTGTGTTGAAGGCTGCACATGTGACAAAGGTTTTATCCTGAGTGATGGTGATTGTGTGGCTGCGCAGCAGTGTGGCTGTACTTACAAGGACCTGTACTACCAGCTGGGCCAGGAGTTCTTCCCTAAAGACAAGTGCAATCAGAAATGTGTGTGCAAAGAGAACGGAAGAGTTCAGTGTGATGATGGATTCAATTGCAAACCAAACGAGAAGTGCCAGGTCCTGAATGGGGTTCAGGGCTGTTTCCCTGATGGCAAAGCAGTTTGCTCAGTGACAGGATTAGGGCTTTATCAGTCATTTGATGGGAAATCCTTTACTGTTGAAGGAGACTGTGAGTATAGATTGGCAGAGACGGCTCAGAACAAAAATAAGGAGAGCTCTTTCAGTGTGTTAGTGAAACAACAGTCCTCCTCTGAGACTGTCTTCACTCGAAGAGTTGAAATACAAATAGGACAAGCCACCATAACTTTGCTGCCTGGCCACATCTGGGAGGTTCAG gtggaCAAAGTTCAAACCAATCTCCCAGTGACTCTAAATGGAGGATTTGTCCAAGTCTATCAGAGTGGTGttaatattgttgtggaaacAGACTCTGGATTGAAACTGACATATGATACTATTTCCATGGCCAAAATCGAGATCCCATCTACTTTTAAAAATGCAGTCAAAGGTCTCTGCGGTAACTACAATGGAAACAGTGCAGATGATTTTCTCCTGCCAGGTGGCATTCAGACTTCTTCTGTGGAATACTTTGCTGAGGCCTGGGTTTCACCATCAGACAAAATGATGTGTAAAACAGGCTGTGCCTTCAATTGTTTCAATCCCGACAAAGACCAACAGAAAAAGGCAGAGACAGCTTGCAGTATACTAATCTCAGAGAAGGGGCCATTTTCTGGTTGTTACGAAAAAATACCACCTCagacattctttgatgaatgtgtGAAAGATGTGGCAGCCCAACCAAATGACAAGACAGTGCACTGTCGCCACATACAAAGGTATGTTGCCAGCTGTCAAGAGATTGGAACATCAATCAACATCTGGAGGAATAACACCTTCTGTC CACTTGAGTGTTCAGGTAACAGTCATTATGAGCTTTGCGCTGACACCTGTTCCTCAACCTGTGCCAGTCTGACTACCTCAAAGAGATGTCCACCATGTCAGGAGGGATGTCAGTGTGATGATGGCTTCTTGTTTGATGGAGGTGAATGTAAGACTCTGCAGGATTGTGGTTGTCAAGTAGATGGAAAATTTTACAAG TCTGGTGAGACAGTCATTCAGGATGAGTGTACAGAAAAATGCCTCTGCAAAGCTGGAGTATTCTCCTGTGAACCTTTGATATGCAGTGCCGATCAGATCTGTGACAAAAAAGAAGGAGTCACTGGGTGTTACAAGAAAG ATCCTTGCAGTAACCATGAGTGTCGTGAAAAAGAGTACTGCACTGTGAAGGACAACAAGGCAATGTGCATTGCAAAATCAAAGGCCTCTTGCATTGCCAAGGGAGACCCTCATTACAGAACCTTTGATGGCAACCACTTCTCCTTCCAGGGCACTTGCACCTATACTTTAGTTAAAACTTCAGGCAAAGACCAAACACTGACAACTTTCAACATTGTCAACAAGAATGATATGCTCAAAGGCACACGTGGATCTTACGTGAAGTCAGCCACCATTACAGTCAAAGGACATGAAATCACATTCATTCAAGGCAACCGCAATCGTGTGACA ATTGATGGCACAGTTTCAATCCTTCCTGTGAGTTTGAATTCTGAGGGGATCAGCATCACCCTCTCAGGCAGTATAGGGGTTTTGCAGACAGATTTTGGCTTGGAGGTCAAGTTTAACTGGGCAGATACCCTTATGGTGACATTGTCCAGTAGCTACTACAATAACATAGTCGGGATGTGTGGAACCTACAACAATGATTTGGAGGATGATTATGTCACACCGAGTGGTAACAGCATGACAGACATCACAGAATGGGCAAAGTCTTGGAGTGTCCCTGAAAGCAACAGCAATTGCTGGCACTTTCCACCTTGCTCAGATGAAAAGAAATCGCTATATAGGGGACAAAGCTACTGTGGCTTGTTAGAGAATGAAACAGGCCCATTTGCCCAGTGCCATGACATAATATCAAAGAGGCGATTTGCAGCTGACTGCCTTTTCCAGATGTGTCTCAATAATGGAAGTCAGAATGCTTTCTGCAATGCCTTCAATAATTATGTGTCCACTTGTTCATCTGTAAAGGCTGACGTGCCTCCAGAATGGAAGCAACTCACCAACTGCT GA